Proteins encoded by one window of Fusobacterium varium:
- a CDS encoding AEC family transporter produces the protein MNLGKILEDILNNNNIIGTISSVLIIILIGFIFTKKKILSEVTAENLSKIILFLAIPALSYNAFMQDMDSEKLNQSMSLLIWSIVIHLALIFISSIIFKKYGKSKKDVLRMITIFGSTTVFGIPVIQAVYGDLGAMYASVFNLPYRALLYTYGYITISEVKLKKENIGKIISNPVIVATFLGMGVWIFQKYLPQISINENGIIRNYGILRIDKTAYWLFKPMQYLAALNAPLSWLSIGITLAGVPLDETLKSKISWKYSILKVSIIPMVLISIFVGLKFIVGYEISYIAVATIIIMMATPAATVIATYAINFRKEPLLVSSCSLASSILAVLMIPAFIVLIEILREIGIFI, from the coding sequence ATGAATTTAGGAAAAATACTAGAAGATATATTGAATAATAATAATATAATAGGAACAATTTCATCAGTGCTGATAATAATATTAATAGGATTTATTTTTACTAAAAAGAAAATACTATCTGAAGTAACAGCAGAAAATTTAAGCAAGATTATTCTATTTTTAGCAATACCAGCTCTTTCATACAATGCTTTTATGCAAGATATGGATAGTGAAAAATTAAATCAAAGTATGAGTTTATTGATTTGGAGCATAGTTATTCATTTAGCTTTGATATTTATAAGCAGTATTATCTTTAAAAAATATGGTAAAAGTAAAAAAGATGTTTTAAGAATGATAACTATTTTTGGTTCTACAACTGTATTTGGAATACCAGTAATACAAGCTGTTTATGGAGATTTAGGAGCTATGTATGCTTCAGTATTCAATCTGCCTTATAGAGCATTATTATACACATATGGTTATATAACTATATCAGAAGTAAAGTTAAAAAAGGAAAATATAGGAAAGATTATAAGCAATCCTGTTATAGTAGCAACTTTTTTAGGAATGGGAGTTTGGATATTTCAAAAATATCTTCCTCAAATCTCTATAAATGAAAATGGAATTATAAGAAATTATGGAATTTTACGTATTGATAAAACAGCTTATTGGCTTTTTAAACCTATGCAGTATTTAGCAGCACTAAATGCTCCCCTTTCATGGTTATCTATTGGAATTACATTGGCAGGGGTGCCATTAGATGAAACATTGAAATCAAAAATTTCATGGAAATATAGCATTTTAAAAGTTAGCATAATTCCAATGGTATTAATTTCTATTTTTGTTGGATTAAAATTTATTGTTGGTTATGAGATATCCTATATAGCAGTAGCTACAATTATAATAATGATGGCTACTCCAGCAGCAACAGTGATAGCAACCTATGCTATTAATTTTAGAAAGGAACCATTGTTAGTTTCAAGTTGTTCATTAGCATCTTCTATATTGGCAGTGTTAATGATTCCTGCATTTATTGTGCTTATTGAAATTTTAAGAGAAATTGGAATTTTCATATAA
- a CDS encoding dCMP deaminase family protein, with product MKREDYIEWDEYFMGIALLSAKRSKDPNTQVGACIVNTDKRIVGVGYNGLPKGCSDDEFPWEREGDFLDTKYPFVCHAELNAILNSTKSLKDCTIYVALFPCHECSKAIIQSGIRELVYLSDKYSGTKSDLASKKMLDAAGVKYRKLESKLDKLVLSFDSKDY from the coding sequence ATGAAAAGAGAAGATTATATTGAATGGGATGAATATTTTATGGGGATAGCTCTTCTTTCAGCTAAGAGGAGTAAAGATCCGAATACTCAAGTTGGAGCTTGTATAGTTAATACAGATAAAAGAATAGTTGGAGTAGGTTATAATGGGCTACCTAAAGGGTGTAGTGATGATGAGTTTCCTTGGGAAAGAGAGGGAGATTTTTTAGATACTAAATATCCTTTTGTATGCCATGCTGAATTAAATGCAATACTAAATAGTACCAAATCTTTAAAAGATTGTACTATATATGTAGCACTTTTTCCATGTCATGAGTGTAGTAAGGCTATAATTCAAAGTGGAATAAGAGAGTTAGTTTACCTATCTGATAAATATTCTGGAACAAAGTCAGATTTAGCTTCTAAAAAGATGTTAGATGCTGCTGGGGTAAAGTATAGAAAGTTAGAATCAAAATTAGATAAATTGGTTTTATCTTTTGATTCAAAAGATTATTAA